AGGATCTGCTTCATGCGGCGCGCGTAGGCACCGGCTTCCGCCCCCGAGCGGATATCGGGCTCCGACACGATCTCGACGAGCGGTGTGCCGGCGCGATTGAGATCGATGGCCGAGACATCGCGAAAACGATCGTGCACGGATTTGCCGGCGTCTTCTTCCATGTGCACCCGATGCACACGGATCACCCGCGGCGTCCCGTCGGCCTGCGTACCGATCACCAGCGATCCGTCGGTGGCCAGCGGCCGATCGAACTGCGAGATCTGGTACCCCTTGGGCAGATCGGGATAGAAGTAGTTCTTGCGGGCGAACACCGACGCCTCGTGCACGGTGCACCCCAACGCCAGCGACGCACGCGTGGCAAGTTCCACCGCCTCGGCATTGAGTACCGGCAGCGCGCCCGGCAGACCGAGACACACCGGACAGGTGTTCGTATTCGGCGCCTCACCGAACGAGGTGGCGCATCCGCAGAAGATCTTGCTGCGCGTTCTGAGCTGGCAGTGCACCTCGAGACCGATGACGAGTTCCCAGGTGCCGTTCGTGGTGCTCGTGGCGGTGTTCGCCGCAGTGCTCATGGTGATGCTCATGCCGTCACCCCGGCTGCACCGGCCGTCGCGCCCAGCGCGGCTTCGAGCGCCGCCGCCGCACGCAACATCGTGGGCTCGGCAAAATGCGGCGCCATGAACTGTCCGCCAACGGGCAGGCCGTCCACGAGGCCGATGGGCTGGGACATGGCGGGCACACCAGCGAGGTTGGCGGTCACGGTGAAGATATCGCTGAGATACATCTCGTACGGATCGCTCAACTCGCCAAGCCGGAAGGCCGGCGTGGGCGTCGTGGGAGTGAACAGCAGATGCACGCCGCTCGCGAAGACATCGGCGAACTCGCGCGTGATGAGCGTGCGCACCGCCTGCGCGCGCTTGTAGTAGGCGTCGTAATAGCCGGCGCTCAGCACATACGTACCCAGCAGAATGCGACGGGTCACCTCGTCGCCGAATCCACGGGAGCGCGTCCGTTCGTACATCGAACGCAGATCACCGGCCTCGGCACGTGCGCCATACCGCGCCCCATCGTAGCGCGCGAGATTGCTCGACGCTTCGGCGGGCGCGATGATGTAATAGACCGGAATGGCCAGATCGGTGCTGGGCAGCGACACCTCCCGCACTTCGGCGCCCAGCGCCGCGAGCTGGGCGAGTGCACGCTCGCAGTGCGACGCGATGCGCGGATCGAGATTCGCCGGGAAGTATTCGCGCGGCTTCCCGACCACGAGCCCGCTCAGCGGTTTTGCCACATCGTCGTGCGCGCGCGCCGGCAGCATCGGCGGCACCGGGACATCGGCGCTCGTGGAATCGAGCGGATCATGCCCCGCGATGATCTCCAGCGCGGCCGCCGCCTCGGCGACCGTGCTTCCGAATACGCCCACATTGTCGAGCGACGAAGCGTACGCCACGAGACCGTAGCGGCTCACACGGCCGTATGTGGGT
The nucleotide sequence above comes from Gemmatimonas aurantiaca. Encoded proteins:
- the gatA gene encoding Asp-tRNA(Asn)/Glu-tRNA(Gln) amidotransferase subunit GatA encodes the protein MSETNSPTPMHETAIPSSLRTHTVADAWQCFDRNDVAGLNAFLSLDRDATTTGALTGTGALAGVPVAIKDNLATLTLPTTCASRILEGYVSPFEATAVRRLREAGAVVIGKTNMDEFAMGSSTENSAYGPTRNPLDRDRVPGGSSGGSAAAVAAGVVRIALGSETGGSVRQPAAFCGIVGVKPTYGRVSRYGLVAYASSLDNVGVFGSTVAEAAAALEIIAGHDPLDSTSADVPVPPMLPARAHDDVAKPLSGLVVGKPREYFPANLDPRIASHCERALAQLAALGAEVREVSLPSTDLAIPVYYIIAPAEASSNLARYDGARYGARAEAGDLRSMYERTRSRGFGDEVTRRILLGTYVLSAGYYDAYYKRAQAVRTLITREFADVFASGVHLLFTPTTPTPAFRLGELSDPYEMYLSDIFTVTANLAGVPAMSQPIGLVDGLPVGGQFMAPHFAEPTMLRAAAALEAALGATAGAAGVTA